From a region of the Phaseolus vulgaris cultivar G19833 chromosome 6, P. vulgaris v2.0, whole genome shotgun sequence genome:
- the LOC137833245 gene encoding uncharacterized protein yields MQQLMETIRAFQQAVAASIVDQDRFQVDLAASQASNVKLCRTNEELRWNLQHVREREVDERALPMLVRAHPMPFFQAIMDTVIPATFMGPKVTFTGVEDPESHITAFHTQMMLSEGSNALHCKLFMSTLSGTPLDWFVSLLDGHIASFDQFSTLFREQYIVNRAPPSVSYDLYDIRQYQGESLKDFLNRFGAQVVKLHTKDEDMKGLLPGPFSDSLIKCRPKRFCKIRCRVVAHIVAEGEVIEKRGSVGPVRPRGTGRPQYMRVHEATMEKKAPGTQPPYEARKPQTRARTRENVPTRHNFQVDLKELIVIPNVADRFKSPLKTDKRLRPSKNAWRKSHQTFSHSLHNCLALGFQLDKLVRSGFLKDNLQEPQGALTTMAPARDQGHEVPIHGEINTIVGGFSGGGCIAS; encoded by the coding sequence atgcaacaactcatggaaaCCATACGTGCCTTTCAGCAAGCGGTAGCGGCGTCCATAGTTGATCAGGATCGTTTCCAGGTCGACCTGGCCGCGTCACAAGCAAGCAATGTAAAGTTGTGCAGAACCAATGAGGAACTACGTTGGAATTTACAGCATGTAAGAGAACGTGAGGTGGATGAGCGGGCCCTGCCCATGCTGGTTAGGGCTCACCCCATGCCGTTCTTTCAGGCAATCATGGACACTGTGATACCAGCCACATTCATGGGCCCGAAGGTCACCTTCACAGGTGTAGAGGACCCAGAATCCCATATCACAGCTTTCCACACCCAAATGATGCTTTCAGAAGGCTCTAATGCCTTGCACTGTAAGCTATTCATGAGCACGTTGTCAGGCACaccgttggactggttcgtcagtctTCTTGACGGACACATTGCATCGTTCGATCAATTCTCAACATTGTTCAGAGAACAATACATTGTCAACCGGGCTCCCCCTTCAGTCTCTTACGATCTTTATGACATaaggcaataccagggagagtcaTTGAAAGATTTCTTAAACAGatttggggcacaagtggtgaAGCTGCACACCAAGGATGAAGACATGAAGGGATTACTGCCAGGACCCTTCAGTGATTCACTGATCAAATGCCGCCCCAAGAGGTTTTGCAAGATCAGATGTCGTGTCGTGGCTCACATCGTCGCAGAAGGAGAGGTCATAGAAAAGCGTGGTAGCGTTGGCCCTGTCCGTCCTCGAGGAACTGGTCGTCCTCAGTATATGAGGGTACATGAGGCCACGATGGAGAAGAAAGCCCCAGGAACACAACCACCGTATGAAGCAAGGAAGCCCCAGACCAGGGCACGCACGAGAGAAAACGTCCCTACCAGACACAATTTTCAGGTGGACCTTAAGGAGTTGATCGTCATCCCCAATGTGGCCGACAGATTCAAGTCTCCACTGAAGACCGATAAGAGGTTAAGACCCAGCAAAAACGCTTGGCGTAAGTCCCACCAAACCTTTAGCCACAGCCTGCACAATTGTCTGGCATTGGGATTCCAGTTGGATAAACTGGTAAGGAGCGGTTTCTTGAAAGACAACTTGCAAGAGCCGCAGGGGGCCCTGACGACAATGGCCCCAGCGAgagatcaggggcacgaggtgcccattcatgGAGAGATCAACACCATCGTTGGAGGATTCTCAGGAGGAGGGTGTATTGCCTCCTAG